The Nymphaea colorata isolate Beijing-Zhang1983 chromosome 7, ASM883128v2, whole genome shotgun sequence DNA window GCCCGCCTTTCTTCAATGGTTTTCCGGAGCAATTTAAGAATATTCTCCCTTGCCTATTACATGAAAACAGAGAAGATATATCCGCTGAGAAAAGTAATAGAAAGCAAACAGACCATAATCAAGCTCCGATGAGTAATAAAAGAACAACTCAAAACGGAACCAGAAAATCTGCGGCATGCTAAGCACACCTGAAATCCTTGACGGTAGTTGGTTCCTGGCAGATTGATTGGCATTGACAATGTCCCCTCCACCAATTTATAGAACTGTGGCCGGAATGCGTCCGCCACTGGTCCCGGCGAGATGCCCGCCACTTGCTTTAGTGACAACAGAAATGCCATCtgcagaaaagaagagaaagagacagagcaAACAAGTTAGAGGCAAAATACTTCTCGATTAGGCAGACAAAAGTCCCCGTTCCCGATCTTATCATACTCCGCATACCTCTTTTGTTTGCTCTTGAATATCGAGTACTTTGTCGCTCCAGTTATGGAGATGGGATCTCATGAAACAGTCAATGTCCTTTAGAAGGACATCTCTGATCATGTTGGTGTTGATGAGAGAAAACATTACACCTCTCATGGCCTTGTGGAGGTAGCCAGGAACTGCTGCAATGTTCCATTTTCCCAATAAATCAAGCATGGATTGTGGGTACCCAGGAATGAGGCCTTTACCCTCATTCAAGAGAATATATCTGTTGAGATCTGGATCCAAAGAAATCACTGTGGGGCACCCGAGTATGTGTGACTTGAACACATTACCATACCTACAATTATTAAGCAAACCGTTTAGAAGGTAAATAAATAGACGTATGTACTCGATGAATAAGAATaatgaaagagaagggaaagcTCGGAAATATGGAGGTGGCCGTTACAAAAGCAGACCAGGTACCATCAGAAGAGAAACTAATCCTTCGGAATTTTTCCAGATCACAACAATTTTCCCAGACTAACAAAcgttaaaaagaagaaaatggcacAAAACAGAGTAATATTTTAACAGAGAATAGAGCCAGAAAGAGAGCAACACATAGGAGAAACAGAGGTAGCAGAGACCACAAATTCGGAGAGCCTGAAAAAAGCTGAAATCGGAAAACAGTTCGCTACGTTGGAAAGAAAGCCTGCCAACCAAAGGATTGACATACaacgagagagacagagaggaaaAGCGCGTAACTCGGACCATGACCAGGAAATCAAAAGtccaataaaaaaacaaaaagaaaaaaagttcgCTGCTATCTTTTGCAAAAAGCTGCAGACTGCTCGAGGCATGCATGAAACAGAAAGCAGAATCCCAGAATGACCAAAACAATCTGTACCACCGAGAACCCAAAACCCAAGAAACTTTAAACCGACCATGTCAGCTTCataaaaaaagatcaaaaaacTCAAACAGAAGCTTTGTTTTGCCTGCACAGACAAAACCAATAGgaagcacaaaaaagaaatcctttaccaggcaagaagaaaaagttcttaaaaaaaaaaagcaggtcTAAAAGCAAACAGACTCTTCCTTGTACTGTTCCTTGAGACTTACAGACGTGAACCAAAACAACCAACATGCAACAGttagaaggaaaagaagaagaaggagaatgaAAGCAGATTAAGATGGTgaagatggtggtggtgatggaaggaaaaggagaatCACCTTGCTCTCTGCCTTCTCATGAAGTCTGGCCCATATTTCAGAAACTCAGTTGTCTCCCCAAATACAGGCCAGCCCATGGTACCAGGGGGCAACCCCTTCCTCCTATACCTCACTTCATTCCATTTCAGCAGAGTAATGCAGAAACAGATGAACCCAGTGATGGCTCCCAAGATCACTAGCAAGaaccccatctctctctctctcccccctgtctctctctctgcacaAAACACCAAGTGTTGTTCTTCCTGTCTGCTTCCTCCCCCCTTCCCCTCCCTCTGCTATATATAGATTTGGACACAGCAAATTTTTACCTTTTCACTGTTGGACTGGACTGGTGAGAATCTATTAAATTGGTTTAACCTGCTTGGGTtcacaaatcacaacattcctCCTCTGGTGACGTTGGTGCCCAGCCCAAGGGTCCCACTCTTATCCAACCTTTCATCATCTTTTGTTGACCAGAGGACTAATATGGCATGCTATCTAAAGCCTTGGCCTTCACTGGTAAATTAGGTTTTGATATTATCATATAATAATATTCATATGCAAAATATGGTAATTCAGAGCTTTTTGGGTAAATTTTAATTGAGTTTCAGTAAACAATACATACAAAATTACGGAACAagttatttatttcaaatgaccATAATACCCCTACAGTTAAATGGTTCCTTACAAGGGCAAGGTGGAAGCTGAAAATATTATTTACAAAGTTACCAAAATGCCCTTCTGGTAAAACACGGGAGCATGTCTTCCCCTTGCTAGCCGCATAACCCTCCTCTAAAGTTTAGAATCAGATAGTAATTTGGTTCTAACTTCAAAACAGGGGAGACAGAGACGCTAGCCTCCGATACAGGCGTTGGTAAATAACTAAATTACCGTTGATAGTTAAAAAGAGGATTCTCTCTAAGATGGCAAaattggaaattaaaaaaaatattttttaaaaggacaaaaatgtcCTTGTATTAAAAGGATAAAACAGGGAACCATGTTAGCTATGCAATGCAAAGCAAAATTTGCCATTCACGTGTTTTCTGTATAATTATGAATAGAATAGAAAGTGCTCCTGTTTTAGCATTAAATAGTCCTTTAGTTGCATAGGAACTGAAATAAATAGCCTGGAAAATGTTGGTGgataactaaaaattttaaaaccgtCGCTAAAAGTACCATGTCATGAGGACTAGTAATGGTTTATGGACCATGATGGTGCAGCAAGGTGTTTTAGTGACTGTTTATAATATTCAGCCATCCGGCAGTTTGCCGATCACAATTCTCCTTCAGTTTTATGCggattttctttcttcatttttgtcagACTAATATATTATGTTCCTCTCTTTAAATACGCCTGATAAACTAAACTATAAGATTGTCAGTTTCATATCCTCTTTTGATACTTACCATGCCCTTTAATGGAGTAAAGTATTATTTTTTGAGCAACTAGCCGACGAAATTGCAAGAAGAAAGGTGATTACCTGATTTCATGCACTTGGGAAAGCCATCTTAAGGTAACTTATGATTTGACTCAAAAACGAAACTGGAGACTTTTTTAACATGTATGAGCAAGCTCATCTCTTTTAGGCTCAAGTAAGTTCTTCTAAAAAATGCATGAGTTTAGGCCCCGTTTTGATGCAAAGTAAAATTTTGAGTAGTGAAATTACCATGGGAAAAAATCAATTGTAAGAAGTCGGACCTCTCCAGGTTCGACTTTTTTTAGGGTAAAATTGTCTCGGGTTAATTTTCAATGTGTTTGAATTGAGTATGAAAAGTTGTACAAAAATGATAAGTTTCTCTCGATGCACAGTAAAAtccttgtgcatcaaacggggccttaaGCTCGAGTTCAAGTTGGTTTTTTGAGACCAGTCCAGTTGGTGAAACCAAGTCTTCCAGGACTCAGTGTGAGCTAGTACAGCTAAGTTAAAACACCTGTAATTCtgtatgttattttttagctatttttaaaatattcatttgctttgattaaaattattttcaaaagataaaagttttaaatatcatttgctTATTCATGACCAATTTACCTGAATTGATGAATCTGCCGGTCCATGATTTAATGGCTTCATGTATTTCATTTCTTAACAGTTAGAGACTCTTATTTTGCAACATTCAATTTCTAAACAGCTATAAACTCTAATTATAATATTTGAGGCTCTTGAAAGAGCAGCTTCACTTTTATATTCGCAATTTAATCTATCCAAAATTAATTGAACAGTGAACTATGTCCAGACATTTGTCATCCCTAATAACCCAACATTCAACAAGATGGATACAACTCATatgcttttaaaaatattagACTATGTTGgtccaaatatttttatttttgttaaaccTTCAAAACTAGCTTTTTTATGTCTTATATAACATAATTTGAgcaaattattttgaaaaaaaaattataaatttgaatTGCCTGCATTCATTTGTGGAGTTGCATTAGCAATGACAATGGATTTCTAATGCGACTTTCCCAAGGGAAAGTCCCTCGaaataaaagcaaaataccaAGCTAAgaatcaaaaaaagaaatgtggagatgtttttctgtttttatgaagaatagAGTTCTATGGTCtccaaatatttttcattactATTGGGAGAACCATtagaacctggttatatgcgctATACTGAGTACTAAATTTTTTGTGTGCCGGTATAATTACGACGAAAATATCTCCTGTTTATAACTTTTGGAAAgacattaaaattaaaaaaaaactaaaaagactataaatgtcatattttaaaataaattactaaaatgtccccCTACCCTTTACTGCGTATGTAGGTTGGGTGTCCATAAACGGCGCACGCAACTCAATCTAAGAACCATATCCCATAATTTTGACACCTAGCCATTTTTTTAGCTTGAT harbors:
- the LOC116258091 gene encoding cytochrome P450 85A1-like, which encodes MGFLLVILGAITGFICFCITLLKWNEVRYRRKGLPPGTMGWPVFGETTEFLKYGPDFMRRQRARYGNVFKSHILGCPTVISLDPDLNRYILLNEGKGLIPGYPQSMLDLLGKWNIAAVPGYLHKAMRGVMFSLINTNMIRDVLLKDIDCFMRSHLHNWSDKVLDIQEQTKEMAFLLSLKQVAGISPGPVADAFRPQFYKLVEGTLSMPINLPGTNYRQGFQARENILKLLRKTIEERRASEVTYEDMLGVLLDTDDEKVKYKLTDDQILDLLVAIIYAGYETVSTTTMMAVKYLHDNPRALSQIREEHLEIRRTKATGEPLSWDDYKSMTFTRAVIYETLRLATVVNGVLRKTTKDMELKGFTIPKGWKIYVYMRETNFDPHIYPDPLAFNPWRWLEKNLEANMYFMMFGGGNRLCPGKELGTVIISVFLHYFVSKYRWEEVGGDKILKFPRVDAPNGLRIRVSDY